AGAAAAGCTGGAAAATCATAACCTGCCGCCGCTGCAGCTTTAGGGGTCAGGCTTGTTCCTGTCATTCCTGGAGCAGTATTAACCTCCAGAACCCAGGGAGTGCCCTTTTCTTCAACTCTAAAATCCACACGTGCGTATCCTTCGCAACTAAGAGCTTCAAAGGCACGGCAGGCCATCTGATGGATATCTGAACGTATTGAAGGATCAAAGGGCGCCGGTACTATATAGCGAGTCTTTCCCGGCGTGTATTTTGAATCGTAATCATAAAACCCTTTTTCCGGGCAAATCATTACTTCAGGCAAAGCTTCCAGATACCCTTTCTGTTTCCAGACAGTAACAGCCAGATCCACCCCATCAATATATTTTTCAATGACGCATCGACTATCATATTTCCAGGCCTCGTTAAAAGCATCAGAAAGCCCCTGGCTGTTATGAACAACTGTTACTCCCAGGGTACTTCCACCATTGCAAGGCTTCACAACGACTGAGTGGTGCCTTTCCGCAAAATGCCGCGCCTTCTCAAGAGAAAAGGACGACCCTTTAAGAACAAGAACCCCTTCTGGAGTAGGAACCCCAAAAAGATTCAACAACCCCTTCGTAGCAGCCTTGTCCATAGAGAGGCAACAGGCAAGAGACCCTGACCCGGAGTAGGGCAACCTCAGCGCATCAAGTGCTGACTGCACTCGGCCATCCTCCCCCCAGCTTCCATGGAGAGCGATAAAAACACTATCAATATGACCTGTTTTTCTTAAATCCGACAGTTGACCCAAATCTGTTATGTCAAAGGGGACAACTTTAAATCCCGCTTCTTCCAAAGCAGAAACCACAGCTGCACCGCTCTTGAGAGAAACCTCCCTTTCCGGCCCATCCCCGCCATACAATACCGCAACATTCAACTTTTTATCCACAATGTCATCCTCGTTTCGTTGACCCAGCAAACAGCTCCCCCGCTAAAATGGGAAGGGATTGGAAAGATTTTTATCTCCTAGTGCCATGGGCTTGTCAGGAAAAGCATTAATGATCAGCTTCATACTTACCCAGTCGTCATTTGTCCGACTCAGGTCGTCCCGGTAAAAAAGCTGCCATTTCAGGCAGTCACTCGTGTCATATGTCAAGATGTAGGCACGTTCAAACCATTTCTCGGTGCGTATATTATAAGCGCCGCGTACAGTAAGAGAGAGGTCTCTTCCTATAGGGAAAGCAAATTGCTGATAAAGCTCTTCCAATTCGCCATAGTTATCCCATCTCATCGGGGATCTACCATCTACCCACCGTCTGCGGTACGCCGTCCTCATATCTAAAAAGCCCAGTTTGTATCCGGCTCCCAGAGATAACCATGCAATCTTCTGCTCATCGTCGCCGCCATCATAACTATAATGCCAGTAACTTGAGGTCCAGAAGGGGCGTATTGGTGCCGGATTCCCGACTCCCGAAACAATTATTCCCAGCCCGCTGCGATCCGCTTCAAGAGTTCGACGTCCCCGCCTCTCTTCATAGCTTCCGTAGGTGCCAACCAGCCGCCATTTGGTGTTGACCCACGACATCAGTGGCCATGACGGGCTGTAAATATAGATCTCCGGCTCGCGGTAAAGAAGGTTCTTATAGATTTCACCGCCGCCCTTTTCTATATTAAGAGCCTCCCGCTGAGACCACCAGACCTTAGCCGACCAGCCGTTCCAGCTGCCTTTTACCCCCCAGGAAGGCCTGAATGTCTCTTCATCGGTAGTTTCTTCCCAGGAATATTCAAGATCACCGAAGAAGGAAGCGTTATCCAAGCCTAAAAAATCAAGATTCTGATGGGCTGAAACTGTCCATTCCATATTATTTTTCGTCCAGAAGACAGCCCCCACATGGGCGCCGCCATCTTCCCAGACAATGGGGCCGCTATAACCCAACCCCACGCCTTTATCTGAATCATAAACTATAGAGGGCATAAGTTCAGATTCAAGTTTATTCAGACTAACCACATAGTCAAAAGGATAGGTAAAAAGATATGATTTTCCTATATAAACCTTTGGTTTTTTAGCTACAATGCTTTTACCCGGTATAATGGTCAGTTTTTTTGTGACAACACGGTAGTGGGGATTTTTCTCAGGGCACGTGGTCAGCTCGATGTCGCTCCATTTTCCAATGGTGACCTTTTCTTTTATTCGGCGGGCTGACTTGCTGCTGATCCAACCTTTTTCAGCAGCCTTTTCTGTAGGGGCGAACTCCAGCTTTTCCCCCCGCACAAACAATTGCCCCACACCTGCCGGCATCTCTCCTTTTGCACCTTCCAGAACGCCTTCTTCTGTTGGAAGGTGGTAGAAAAGACTTTCACCGTACAGCTTCTGTGTCCCAGAAATAATAGAGACGCTTTTGCCAGGCAACGCTTTCGCCAGTGCCTCCTGAGACGCAATATCAAAATCTATGGAATCGGCATATATTCTAATGGCTCCATAACGAAGCAAGGCGTTCCCTTCAGCGGTGGCCAGGGATCCCTTTTCATTGTAGGCAACTGTTTCTGCTTCCAGAAACACTTCTGAAGGCTGTGCAGCCCAGCAGATACCTTTTGCCATAATAACAGCGAGGGCCAGTATGAATGCTATTCCGACTGCACTGCCACGAGCTATTCTCTCCACGTCAGAGCGGCCCCCTTCTCCACATAAAATACACCATCTTCTGTGGCGCGCCCATAGTTTCCCCTTAATGTTCCCTGAGTGTGGTCGGCCGAAATTCCTTTTGGGAAAATCCATTCTGCCTTGGCGCTGTTCCACTGAGCCTCAGGTGCTTCCCAGCTCACAGTAAAGGTCTCACTCTCAGTTACACCTTCCGGATTATATAACACGCCGTCTGAAGAGCCCTCATCAAAAACTCCTGAAGGAGCGATAACTCTCCAGCGATTGCCCTCAGAGATCTTCCCCGTAACCGTAATCTGTTCTGCCGCAATGAGACCGGATTTTCGCTCTGTCCGCTCTGCATGGATATGCCATATGCCGCCAGAAACTTCTTTTTCCATAGAAAGACTTTCAACCACAATAGCTGGTCCCTCTTTTACCACTTTCTTAATGGAATCAGGATCCAGGTGAAGGTCTCTCCAGGCTATCCACCCATAAAAGGCCATAAGGCCAGCAAGAACCAATAGGAAGATATAGATTTTTTTTTTACCGCTGAACCTGCCAGCCATCATTTTCCTCCCCTACAGAACATGGCAGCCCCGGCCGATGTAAAATCGACCCAGGGCTTACCGATTCTTCAGGATATTATAGTCTGAAATCAATTATAGCCGACACTCCTACCCCCTGAACCCTCTTGAATTGCTTCACAGGGTTCTCTGAATCTATAGGGATCAGTATCTTCGTTCTGAGTCTGTCTCTAAAAGTTACTTCAAGCTGAGCCACAGCCTTCGTCTTCTGTATTGCTTCTCCACGCGGGCCAGCCACCTGAGCTGCTCCAATACGGGTTCCAGAACCAAGAGATACGATGGGAACCACCTTCGTATGGCCCTCAACCTTTGCCCCTTTATTAAAGGTGACAGTGTTGATGAAATCGTTAAGGGGACCCGCCACCTGAGAAACAATAAACCCTCCGCCCACTACTCCAATGAGATCGCCCAGGTCTATAGCCCAGGCCATGCCGGACAAAGAGATAACGAAGGCCAGAACCACAGCCGCCAATTTCTTCTTTCCGTATTTCATCATATACTTCAACTCCTTCACTGCTGACGACACCTCGTAAGAAACTATTAGTTGATCGGCGTTAACGTGTCATCATTTGTCGCTGGTGCCTCTGCTACTCCCTGAGTTTCGTTTGTCGACACCGTATCAGATGATCCTTCTTCCGAAACCGCCGCGGGGCGCACCATCCCCTGCAGCCCCGCAGGAACGGGGTAGGCCGATATGCGAACTGTTTCTGCTGTTTCTACAAAAAGCTCGGTGCCCGCAGCAATTTCTTTCGCATCACCTCTAACAAGCATTCCGCCTGCAAGGCCAACAGGACCAAGAAGAATGGCCCCTATGAAACTCGTGCCGGCTGCCGCAATCTGAGCAGATTCCGCTTTTGTTGCCTTATCTGCCTTCTCTCCGATGGTGAGGGCAATCATCTCTGGCCCTAAAGGCAGAAGGGTGTCCGCTCCAATCTTTATTTCCGCCGGGCGTCCGAAACTTCGAGGCTTTGTTACAGATTCTACATGGGCTAAAGCGCGACTGCCAGCTGGAGCCAACAACATGCTTCCCGAAACAAGATCTTCCGCAAGTTCCAGGTGCACATTGTCACCTGCTTTAACAGCTGCCGGGGATAATGTATCCTTAAACTTTACCCGCAATACCTGTCCCTGAGGTATTTCTGCATCTTGCCACGTGACATTTTCAGAAAGGATGAGTCCTAAAATGCGTTCCAATCTCATGGCCACAGGCTTATCTGGATGAGCTGTCCCTTCGAGGATGGTCTCAAGAGAGTCTACACGCCTATTTACCGGACCATAAGCATCCACTTTCTGGTTAATAGCCCACTCGGCCACTCCCAGTTTAAAAATCATAGAAGGCTGGCCGGAGGTTCCTTTTTCAAGAAAATCAAGAATTGCTCTCTGACGTTCGGCGATGCTTCCTGGCAGTTCCCGGCCAAAAAGGTCTTTTTCAATATTACCAAGCCTCTCAATCAAGCCGCCTGACTTTGTTCTGCCGTATAAAATATCTTCAATATGACTCAACGTCTGAAAGGTAGATGTCCCATCATCGGACTGTGCCCAGACAGCAGAACTGGAAACCCCTAAGAACAGGACTATAAGAACCATTACCGCCGTAGACAACTTCAGCATTTTCTTCATTGTGGTCCCTCCTTCGCACCTTTTTAATCAAATTATTCTTTCGCCAAATCCACAGCCGCCCGAATAAACCCAACAAAAAGGGGATGGGGTTTAACCGGTCTAGACCGAAACTCCGGATGAAACTGCACCCCCACAAACCATGGGTGATCTTGTATTTCAACGATCTCTACAAGATCTTTTTCTTTATATACTCCCGCTATTTTAAGGCCTGCCTTTTCCATTTTCTGGCGGTAGGCGTTATTAAATTCGTAGCGATGGCGATGTCGTTCATTTACTACCTCTACATTATAGGCTTCATAAGAACGTGTGTTTTTAACAAGGGTACAGGGGTAGGCTCCCAGGCGCATGGTTCCCCCCATCTCATCCAGCTCGCGCTGTTCTTCCATAAGATGGATCACCTGATGCTCAGCCGACTCATCTATTTCAGCGCTGCTTGCATCTTTTATGCCGCAGACATTCCGGGCAAAGTCGACAACTGCTACCTGCATGCCAAGGCAAAGCCCCAAATAGGGAATGCGCCTTTCCCTTGCGTAACGTGCCGCTTCTATCTTGCCTTCTATGCCCCGTGCGCCGAAGCCCCCTGGGACAATCACTCCATGGACTCCTGACAGTACTTTTTCGGCTCCTTTTTCTTCAATTTCTTCAGCCTCTACCGCTCGAATTCGAACCCGCACCTTGTTTTGAATGCCAGCATGGTTGAGAGATTCCACTACGCTCAAGTAGGCATCTTTATGATTAATGTACTTGCCCACCATAGCTATTTCCACTTCGCCTTCCGGATCACAGAAGGTTTTTACAACTTGCTTCCAATCGTCAAGGTTGGGTTCAAGAGTACTGGTAAAGGAGAGCAATCTCATAACAAGGCGATCGAATTCCTGGGCCTGTAGGCTCAGGGGCACCTGGTAAATTGTAGGCTCATCAAGAGCTTCGATAACTGCCTCCTTCGGAACGTTGCAGAAGAGTGCGATTTTTTCTTTCATTTCGTCACATATAGGATAGTGTGAACGGCAAATTATAATATCGGGAAGAATACCGATTCGCCTCAGTTCCTGCACACTATGCTGGGTGGGTTTGGTCTTAAGTTCCCTGGCTGCTTCAAGATAGGGAACAAGGGTCACATGGCAATACAGAACATTTTGTCGTCCAACACGTGTCGCCATCTGGCGAATGGCCTCAAGAAAGGGCTGCCCCTCGATATCCCCCACAGTTCCCCCAATCTCGGCAATAACTATATCGTTGTCATCCGCGGCTTTAAGGATTCGATCCTGAATTTCGTTTGTTATGTGGGGAATAACCTGCACTGTCCCTCCGAGATAACAGCCGTGGCGCTCCTTTGATATGACTGTTGAATAGATCTTTCCCGTAGTTACGTTGTTATCGGCAGAAAGGGACTCGTCTATGAAACGCTCATAATGGCCGAGGTCCAGATCTGTTTCAGCCCCATCGTCAGTAACAAAAACCTCTCCGTGCTGAAAAGGATTCATTGTACCAGCGTCAACATTCAAATAGGGATCAAGTTTAATAATGGAAACTCTAAACCCTCTCTTCTTCAACAACACCCCTAAAGACGCCGCAGTAATACCTTTTCCGAGAGAAGAAACTACGCCGCCTGTCACAAAAATAAACTTTGTCATGGAATAATCCTCCGCCTAGGAAATAAAAATATCAAAAAAGATGGACCAGGGCCGCAAGAACCCCCTGGTCCAGTTTATCGAATCTACACTCCCTTGTCATGGGGCCACCAGCCTATCGAAGCACCTTTAAGGGATTTATCGGGCTGTTATTTTTTCGCACTTCAAAGTGAAGATGGGGCCCTGTAGCCCGTCCCGAAGTGCCCACGAGACCAATCACCTGTCCCTGGCTGACCCGCTGGCCTTTTTTAACGCTCAAACTCGAACAATGGGCATAAAGGGTTGAATAGCCCTGGCCATGACTTAACACCACAACACGTCCGTAACCGCCCATCCATCCGGAGTAAACGACTTGTCCATCCTTTGCTGCCCTTATGCGATATCCACGGGACGCTTTTATATCGATTCCCGTATGAAAACTTTTACGGCGGGTAATAGGATGACGCCGCCACCCGAAGGGACTGTTAATACGCCCCACCACCGGCCATCTGAAAGATCTTGAATATGTGGCGCCGGATTTTGAGGAGGATCCCTTGCCAGAAGAAGAACCAAAGGCTGAAACTTCTGGACGGGCTTCGGGAAGAAACAACTCTTCACCGATCTTCAATATCGCAAGATCCACACGAGATTCATTGATCTCTTTGACCTTATCAATCGAAATCTGAAATTTCTTTACTATGGAATCTAAGGTGTCTCCCTTTTTCACAGTATAGAAGATTCCATCCTGATTAGGAATCCTCAGCTGCTTTCCAGGTTTTAAAACGTTGGGATCCTTTAGGTCGTTGCTTCCGAAAAGGGTATCAATTTCCAGACTGAAAGTGTTGGAAATAGACCAGAGACTATCCCCATTTGCCACAGTGTATGTGGTCACCTCCAGTGGTTTCACTTTCCGCTGTTTCTCTGCCAGTCTGGCCTTTCGAGTTCTCACTTCTTCAAGAACTATCTCCACATCATCTGGTGAATGAGGAATGAGAAGCTTCTGATTGAGCGTCAAACGATTGGGATTTTTCAACTCGTTTGCTTTGGTGATATCCTCCACCGTAACATTATAGCGGGAGGCGATATCTATAAGGGTTTCTCCTGCTTTTACCGTATACTCTTCCCATTTCGTCTTGACTTCAGAAAGGACAACCTCACTGACTTCTTTTGTCCCTTCCGGCACCTTTGCTTTTTCTGCGCCCTCTGCTTTATCTGCGCTTTCAGCACTTTCTTTTTCTACTCTAACTTCTTTCTCCTCTTCAGGAGCAATGACATCGACTTCTGGATCTACATCATCTGTGGCAAAATCAGAACTTTCACTGCTGGCCATAAGAACCTCACCGCCATAACCATAGTCTGAAAGGCCTTCTTCCTCGGGAAGGGGACCTATCCCTATGGTTTCATCAGTGAGATCCATATCATTGGCAACGGCACCAGACATATCTATTACAACAAAACCTGCCGGAAATTGCGCATTATCATCTTTGTTTTCCTGGTCATCCTGAAGATTTCCCCATGCCACGCCCGCTGAACGATTACTGGCACAGACAGTGATGAATATGGCCGTACTGAACATAAGGAGCATAACAATCATAAAGCCCATACGGCCAGACTTAGAGTGGTTGCTGTTGGCTGGAGAATCCTTCATCCTTGTCCCTCCTTAAACACTCCTACTACTCTATACTACGCCATCTTAATGGTCAACAAGAAATCTCGGTTTGTTGGCGATTTCTTCAGTTTGTCTATGATAAGGGATAAGGCTCCCGCTTCGTCCACATTCACCATTCTGCGCCGTAAAAGCCAGATTCTGCCCAGGTCTTCCTCACCCATAAGCAGCTCTTCCCGGCGTGTTCCAGACTTGGTAATGTCAACAGCGGGGAATATTCTCTGTTCCGCAAGTTTTCGTGAAAGATGAAGCTCCATGTTGCCTGTACCTTTAAACTCTTCATAAATGACATCGTCCATTCTGCTTCCCGTATCCACGAGAGCTGTTCCTATAACTGTGAGACTCCCGCCCTCTTCTATATTTCTGGCCGCGCCAAAAAATCGTTTGGGAAAATAGAGGGCCGCGGGATCCATACCGCCTGACAGTGTTCTCCCAGAAGGAGGAACAACCAGGTTTGAAGCTCTTGCCAGACGGGTAATGGAGTCTAAAAGGAGCACTACATCCTTGCCTGTCTCCACAAGCCTTTTCGCTTTTTCAAGGGCGAGATTAGCTACGCGAAGGTGCTCTTCAGCAGGACGGTCAAAGGTGGATGCGATTATTTCTCCATCCACAGATCTGGCCATATCCGTAACTTCTTCAGGGCGTTCATCAATAAGCAGCACCATGAGTATGATATCGGGGTGGTTGACGGTCACCGCATTAGCTATCTTTTTCAAAACCGTGGTTTTCCCTGCCTTGGGGGGAGAAACCAAAAGGGCACGCTGCCCCTTTCCTATAGGAGCAAAAAGATCTATCAGTCGAGTAGAGATTTCGTCAGGGTCTGTCTCTAGCGTCAATCTGGAATCGGGGAATATGGGGGTTAAGGTTCCGAAATGGGGCCTCTTCCGTGCGGCTTCAGGATCGGCAAAATTCACCATTTCTACCCGTAAGAGGGCCTCATAATGTTCCTGATCCTTTGGAGGCCTCACCATTCCCCAGATGACATCGCCGTTGCGAAGTCCAAAACGCCGAATCTGGGAAGCAGAAACATATATGTCGTGATCGCTGGGCAACAATCCCTTTGGCCGCAAAAAACCGTAACCCTCGTTCAATATCTCAAGGGTTCCACCGCCAAAGCGATAATTCAGCTGTTCTGCCTGTGTTGTAAGTATAGAAATGATGAGATCATCTTTGCGAAGATTAGAGAAGCCGGTTACTCCTATATCTTTTGCTATCTTACGAAGTTCAGTTATGAGCTGTGAAGAGAGCTTTGCAAAATTATATCTCGGTTTCGGGACTGTCTTGGTTTCAGTCACTTCGGTCTCCGCCTCTGCTTCTGTTTCGTTCATCTCAGGTGTCTCCACCTCAGGTATAACATCGAGAATATTATTCTCTGGATTCTGATTATCTGTCATGGCTTTTCCGATACCCCTCCCAGTCTAAAATAAATTGCTGCAAGCCTTTTTCTGTTAATGGATGATTGAACATCTGCTTCATAACTTTGAAAGGCACCGTCACAATATGAGCGCCAGCAAGGGCGGCCTCCAGCACATGGGCTGGATGGCGAACGCTGGCTGCTATAATTTTTGTTGCAATGGAATGTATATGAAACACATCTGCGATATTTCGAAGAAGACCGCAACCCTCTTCGCCGATATCGTCAAGTCGTCCGACAAAGGGACTCACGTATGTTGCCCCGGCAGCGGCGGCAAGCAGGGCCTGCTGAGGTGAAAACACCAGGGTCACGTTAGTAGAAACCTTTTCTTTTGAAAGCGCCTTAGCAGCTCCCATACCTTGTGGCGTCATTGGAATCTTCACTACAACGTGAGGCGAGAGTGCAGCCAACTGAAGCCCTTCTCGAATCATACCTTCCGTATCTGTTGCTATAACCTCCGCGCTGACAGGACCTTCCACAATACCTGTAATTGTCCGGATCAGCTGATGAAAATCCACAGCCCCCTCTTTGGCTACAAGAGAAGGGTTTGTTGTCGCTCCTGATATAACTCCCCAGGCAGCAGCCTGTCTTAACTCATCAAGATTAGCCGTATCAAGGAAAAATTGCACCTATATCCCCTCTTCACTCTATTTATTATGGAACTTTTACCAAACTGGAAATTTCGAAATTCAGGCTGGAATACACTGTTCCCTCGTAACAGACCCGCACATCATAGGCTCCAACGGGCAGTGGCGAACCATCTTCCCGCAAAAGGCAAAACACCTTTGATCCCTTTCCTGGAGAAAGCAGAAGAACTTCTGAATAGACAAGGTGATCTCCATAATACCACTTTATTCGAATGTCACTTCTTTTGCTGGCAAGACTATAGTCAAAACACAGGCAAAGCTGACGTATTCCAGACATAAACTGCGTTCCCGTATGGAGAGGACGCATTTTTTCGTCCACTTCGTCGCAGAGCACCATGTTCTCGAGTTGGAAGGAAGAATCTGCCGTTCGCCGATTGTGTTTAACAGCCCAACAGGAAAAGCCGAGAAGAAGCACAATACAAGACATTACCAGAAGGAGAAAAAATCTCCCATTCCTAGACATTATACCCATCGCCCCTCGAATATGACAAGTTCGTAATATAAAAAGATTTTATTCAGATCCAGAAATGTCGTTAATTATGCCTGATCTGGTACTAATACCAGCGGTAATACACTTATACAATATAAAAACATTCTCCTCAGGACGGAGCTGATCGTGTTATGAAAAAAAGATCTCAGGCATCAAGTGTTTCTTTTGGAGCTGTAATGGCCGCCATAGTAGCTGTGGCAACCCTCATAAGTATTCCCATGCCAGGATTCAGGCTCTATTTTAACATGGGAGAAGGAGTGATCTACACTATTGCTCTCATTTTCGGCCCTCGATATGGCGCATTATGCGGGGGTCTTGGCGCTTCTATTGCAGATCTCATTTTAGGCTATCCTCTGTGGGCCCCCTTTACCCTTGTTATTAAGGGACTGGAAGGTTATGTCGCGGGAAAGCTTCGCAACAAGAATAAGACTCTTGCCATCGCAGCCGGCGCCTCCGTTATGATCACAGGGTACACCACCATGGCCGCCATTCTCTATGGCGCAAAGGCCGCCCCAGTGGAGCTGGCCACCGATCTTCTGCAGACAGGCATAGGCGCCATCGTTGCGTTGGTGTTGTCGCCTATGATAGAGAAACGTCTGAAGCCTTCTTTTCTCTCAAACTCATAGCAGCCTGCCACCAGTCGCGTAAGGCATTTACCAACCGAAGATGTTCATTAAGGGGGAATCCGTCAACAGAGGGTTCCCTCCTTTTCGTTACGCCATCCACAGCCCCTGCCTTAAAAACCGCCGTAAGGAGATCTTCTTCCTCTTGCAATGATTGCCCGAGCCATCGGGACTCCCGTAGAGAAAGAAGGGCTGTCAAGGCATATCCTCCCCAATTTGACACATCCACCGGCAAAGCTATGTCTGCCTGGGTTACAGATAAAGAGCTTTCATACTCTGGCACAAGGCGGGCAAGCTCTGAAAAGAGAAGTCCCATCCCCGCCTCATTTCCGCCATCGCCAACGGCGAGGACTGGAATTCCTTTCTGCTGAGCAAGAAATATCCCATCATCAAGGGGCGCTGTCCATTGGGTTATATCCTCTCCCCGCATATTGTGATAGCCGCCAGAGGAAGTTTTTCCAAGGCGCTCAATATAGATGAAGACATCAAAAGAGGCATATTCCATTATTTCTTCGGCCGTGGAAACCGCAACTACCGGCGGTCCATCTATGGCCTTGCTTGCCGCCTCCACCACCAAACTGCAAAGGGGGTCGGTAAAAATCACCGCAGAGCGGCCAGACCAAACAAGAGCCCGCCCCAGCACAGCAGCGCCAGAAGGGCCATCGGTTTCTGCCGCCCGGGCTGAAGGAATATAGAACCCCGTTACAATAGCCACAGAAGAAGAGCCCGCCAGCAGGTTCAGTGCTTTCGACAGATAAAGAGGCTTACATAATCTGGACGCAGACCTTCCACCCTTGTCAGCACCCACCAGGGAACAAAGATCAGCGAGGTTTTTCATTTTTATATGCTCAGCTTCTCAACGAGTTCCAATTTTTCGGGACTCAATATTTTGTTAACCTGCCATGAATCGGAGAGAGAACAGAGACTCATCTGATGGGCAACAGTCCCCACCATCATCCCCTTTTTGCCATCAAGAAGGGATTCAACAGCAAAGGCTCCCATACGAGAGGCGAGAATGGCGTCAAAGGACGTTGGGCTGCCCCCTCGCTGAATATATCCCAAAACCGTAACCCTTGCATCGTATCCTGCCGTATCCTTAAGCTCACTGCGAAGGGTCGCCGCAGACATGGCCCCTTCCGCTACTATAATAAGGGAGTGGGTCTTGCCCCGGGCCCTCGTATCGTGAAGCTTGTCGCAGAGGCGCCCCAGGCTGAAAGGCAGTTCGGGCACCACAAGATACTCAGCTCCGCTGGCAACAGCCACTTCAAGGGCAATAAAGCCCGCTTCCCGTCCCATTACTTCAACAATAAAAAGCCGATCATGGCTGCTGGCCGTATCACGAAGCTTTTTAACGGCTTCAAGAGCTGTATTAACGGCCGTATCAAAGCCTATGGTCTCATCTGTGCCCGCCACGTCATTATCGATGGTACCGGGCACTCCTATGACAGAAACCCCTTTTTCGTAAAGTTTCTGCCCCCCTCTGAACGATCCGTCTCCACCAATAATGACAAGTCCGTCAATTGCCGCATTCTTTAACTGGAACAGGGCCCGATCCAATCCAGCCTCTGTTTTAAACCGTTCGCTTCGGGCTGTCTTAAGAATCGTACCGCCCCTATGGATGATTCCCCCCACAGAAGCCCTGTTCAAAGGCACGAAATCGCCATCGATCAGCCCTTCAAACCCCCGCATAACGCCTACCGCCTCGAGATGGTGATAAATGGCCGTTCGTACCACTGCCCGGATAGCTGCGTTCATACCTGGGGCGTCTCCTCCGCTCGTGAGCACTGCAACCCTTTTCACGTCGTCATTTCCTCCTCTACAAATAAAAAAGGGACGGCTATGCCGTCCCCTATTGTCACAAAATATTACTGATGCTGCAACTCTTCCACACGTTTCTGTACCTGCCGCAACTCTTCTTCCACTTCTGCCAGCTGTCCTTCAAGGTCTTTCTTCTGGCCATTGAGCACATCAAGACGCTTTATAAGGCGGTCAAGCTCAAGGCGGGCCGCGGCCTTGCCAGCATAGAGCCTCTCGGGGTTATCATCCACCACATCCCATATATATTCAATGGTTTTGCTCATGGTCACAGAACTAATCCCGCCGTTTACTACG
This region of Aminobacterium colombiense DSM 12261 genomic DNA includes:
- a CDS encoding LPS-assembly protein LptD, producing the protein MERIARGSAVGIAFILALAVIMAKGICWAAQPSEVFLEAETVAYNEKGSLATAEGNALLRYGAIRIYADSIDFDIASQEALAKALPGKSVSIISGTQKLYGESLFYHLPTEEGVLEGAKGEMPAGVGQLFVRGEKLEFAPTEKAAEKGWISSKSARRIKEKVTIGKWSDIELTTCPEKNPHYRVVTKKLTIIPGKSIVAKKPKVYIGKSYLFTYPFDYVVSLNKLESELMPSIVYDSDKGVGLGYSGPIVWEDGGAHVGAVFWTKNNMEWTVSAHQNLDFLGLDNASFFGDLEYSWEETTDEETFRPSWGVKGSWNGWSAKVWWSQREALNIEKGGGEIYKNLLYREPEIYIYSPSWPLMSWVNTKWRLVGTYGSYEERRGRRTLEADRSGLGIIVSGVGNPAPIRPFWTSSYWHYSYDGGDDEQKIAWLSLGAGYKLGFLDMRTAYRRRWVDGRSPMRWDNYGELEELYQQFAFPIGRDLSLTVRGAYNIRTEKWFERAYILTYDTSDCLKWQLFYRDDLSRTNDDWVSMKLIINAFPDKPMALGDKNLSNPFPF
- a CDS encoding D-alanine--D-alanine ligase family protein translates to MDKKLNVAVLYGGDGPEREVSLKSGAAVVSALEEAGFKVVPFDITDLGQLSDLRKTGHIDSVFIALHGSWGEDGRVQSALDALRLPYSGSGSLACCLSMDKAATKGLLNLFGVPTPEGVLVLKGSSFSLEKARHFAERHHSVVVKPCNGGSTLGVTVVHNSQGLSDAFNEAWKYDSRCVIEKYIDGVDLAVTVWKQKGYLEALPEVMICPEKGFYDYDSKYTPGKTRYIVPAPFDPSIRSDIHQMACRAFEALSCEGYARVDFRVEEKGTPWVLEVNTAPGMTGTSLTPKAAAAAGYDFPAFLSHVVCLSLEKKSACR
- the rho gene encoding transcription termination factor Rho; the encoded protein is MNETEAEAETEVTETKTVPKPRYNFAKLSSQLITELRKIAKDIGVTGFSNLRKDDLIISILTTQAEQLNYRFGGGTLEILNEGYGFLRPKGLLPSDHDIYVSASQIRRFGLRNGDVIWGMVRPPKDQEHYEALLRVEMVNFADPEAARKRPHFGTLTPIFPDSRLTLETDPDEISTRLIDLFAPIGKGQRALLVSPPKAGKTTVLKKIANAVTVNHPDIILMVLLIDERPEEVTDMARSVDGEIIASTFDRPAEEHLRVANLALEKAKRLVETGKDVVLLLDSITRLARASNLVVPPSGRTLSGGMDPAALYFPKRFFGAARNIEEGGSLTVIGTALVDTGSRMDDVIYEEFKGTGNMELHLSRKLAEQRIFPAVDITKSGTRREELLMGEEDLGRIWLLRRRMVNVDEAGALSLIIDKLKKSPTNRDFLLTIKMA
- a CDS encoding peptidoglycan DD-metalloendopeptidase family protein, with the translated sequence MKDSPANSNHSKSGRMGFMIVMLLMFSTAIFITVCASNRSAGVAWGNLQDDQENKDDNAQFPAGFVVIDMSGAVANDMDLTDETIGIGPLPEEEGLSDYGYGGEVLMASSESSDFATDDVDPEVDVIAPEEEKEVRVEKESAESADKAEGAEKAKVPEGTKEVSEVVLSEVKTKWEEYTVKAGETLIDIASRYNVTVEDITKANELKNPNRLTLNQKLLIPHSPDDVEIVLEEVRTRKARLAEKQRKVKPLEVTTYTVANGDSLWSISNTFSLEIDTLFGSNDLKDPNVLKPGKQLRIPNQDGIFYTVKKGDTLDSIVKKFQISIDKVKEINESRVDLAILKIGEELFLPEARPEVSAFGSSSGKGSSSKSGATYSRSFRWPVVGRINSPFGWRRHPITRRKSFHTGIDIKASRGYRIRAAKDGQVVYSGWMGGYGRVVVLSHGQGYSTLYAHCSSLSVKKGQRVSQGQVIGLVGTSGRATGPHLHFEVRKNNSPINPLKVLR
- a CDS encoding CTP synthase; amino-acid sequence: MTKFIFVTGGVVSSLGKGITAASLGVLLKKRGFRVSIIKLDPYLNVDAGTMNPFQHGEVFVTDDGAETDLDLGHYERFIDESLSADNNVTTGKIYSTVISKERHGCYLGGTVQVIPHITNEIQDRILKAADDNDIVIAEIGGTVGDIEGQPFLEAIRQMATRVGRQNVLYCHVTLVPYLEAARELKTKPTQHSVQELRRIGILPDIIICRSHYPICDEMKEKIALFCNVPKEAVIEALDEPTIYQVPLSLQAQEFDRLVMRLLSFTSTLEPNLDDWKQVVKTFCDPEGEVEIAMVGKYINHKDAYLSVVESLNHAGIQNKVRVRIRAVEAEEIEEKGAEKVLSGVHGVIVPGGFGARGIEGKIEAARYARERRIPYLGLCLGMQVAVVDFARNVCGIKDASSAEIDESAEHQVIHLMEEQRELDEMGGTMRLGAYPCTLVKNTRSYEAYNVEVVNERHRHRYEFNNAYRQKMEKAGLKIAGVYKEKDLVEIVEIQDHPWFVGVQFHPEFRSRPVKPHPLFVGFIRAAVDLAKE